GTCTCGGGCAGTGCGGCGGCAGGGGGTACGTACCGCGCGGATGAGATAAGATTGGCTCAGTCTGAGGGAAAGGAGATGTGGGGAGGGAAGGTGTCGAGTCACGTGGTGTACCTCTGGCAACTCTCTGGAATTTGGAAAGCGTCAGCGGGCAGCGGGAAGGAGAAAAGAGCTTCCCTGGTCGGTACGTACTGATTGTGATGTACCTCTGCGCCTCGATCAGCTCACAGCTTGACTCGGAACAGCTACTGTTTCTCCATGAGATATTCTCAGAAACCCCCAATTGAATGAAGCTGTACAAGTTTCAGCTAATTTTGTTCCTCAAGTGTGACTGATCTAGGTATCTCACCTGGCTGTAGATAGTTCGTCGTTTATCCTCAAATTGGAAGAATTAGGTACGAAATAGTTCAAGGCCTTGAGCTCCGACAGCTGTCCATCTCCAATTGACAGACGTGGGTGCCCGTGCTCCAATTCTCAATGGACGACGACCCTGCCGAGCGTGTGTTCCTCAGGTTGCTCTCGCGCCGTGCCGTGACCTTCCGCCCCCTTTGGGGTGAGTGTCCCTGACCTCACCAAAACTTTTTTCTCCTGAGAAGACAGCAAAGATCCATTTCTTCTCTCATCAGCGACTTTCATCAACCTCTGTGTATCAACAAAACTTCATCTCACTTCTTTAACTCTGTACCTGTACCAACACTTAGACTGTGTAATCCTGCTCTTTGAGGTGTGTAAAACGAGTTCCTTTCGTCATACTCCTATCTGTTCCCTCTGCATCCAGCACAAGCTTCCCTCTCCCCTTACCAAGCAGCCCATCAtccaccttaccttacctacctcgCCCATTCCCACATGAAAGTCGTCGGAGCTACCAGAGCTGGTTGTGCGGCCAATGCGGTTCTCGTGCAAGCCAATTGGGCTGTCAGAAGGGACGGCAAAGCTTTGCCATCCAGCCTCTGCAGCTTGGTATGCTGCCACATGAGCCATTGAGCCTACCTGGCATCTCAAGCATAGCTCCACGCACGAGCACAGGCCTGGACTTGTCTTGTATGGCAACATACTGGCAACAGCGTCGAGACTCGAGAGCACCAGCCCGCGGTGACGCTGCGGCTACGGATGGTGCCATAGTTCATGCCGGGGAGACTGGACGGCTTCATTGGCCTTCGGCTGTTGCATGTTTTGATGCTCGTCGATGGCCGATGCATTGCCTTTCCTTTCCGGCTTGCACGTCACGTCACTCGACTCGTCCACCGCCGgtccgccgccgtcgccgctgTTGTACCATCCACTCGTCCATCCAAGCTACCACCTCCCCGCTTCCAGTGGACGCAAGATTCCACGACCTTCCGAAGGGTTGTCAAGGGACAACGTGGGCCAGTGGGGGACGGTGACTTGGCCGTGGCCGACAGCCAGACAAACGACTCCATCCAGCTGTACCAGCTTGCTGTCGTTGCCCCCCTCCCCAGGGTACCTCCCTTGTCGCTCCAATGGCCAGCGGCCTCGGGATTTTGACGTGCATTCGTCTGTCCTGCCCGTACCGCACCGTGGGTTACCAATGGCTCTCCCTCCTGTTCGCTGTCCTGCTCGGAGGTATTTACCTCTCTATGAGCTGTGGGTGAGAGAGTTCATCCAGGTACCGGTGTCAAGCTGGCAGGCCGGTGGAGGTACAAGCCGTCATCCTCTGGCACACCGTCTTCAGCCCAGACATTGCCGCGGCGGGATGTTTCTCTCTTCTCGGCTTCTGATTGAGAATCGTTTTCGTCCCCAACGTTGCCGGCTGGCCGGGTAACTGCAAGGGTTGAGCTTAACTTGCGTTTGCTGTTTTGCTCTGCTTATCCGGTTTGCCTGTCGAGCTAGGCGCAAGGCGGGGTTGAATGGTTCATGAAGTCATCCCACTCAGCAGCTCTTTGACATTGACTTTTGCCTCGCTCTTTTGGTTCGACTGGAACTGGACGGCAAGTTCAAGCCAGCATCAGCACAAGCAATTGGGCTGGTGTGCTAGCTGGGCTGGACCGGACTGAACTGGTGGGCTGAGGCGAGACGGAACCGAAGCAAAGACCCAAGCAGAGCAAGCCGGGAAGAAGATCCCTTTGCCCCTCGTTTTTCCTTCCTGCCCTCTTCCCAGTTGTTGCAACTTTCCATTGCGCCTGCCCCTCCCCGCCGCATCGcctccttccttccttccctcCCACGACGCCCCAACCCAACCCCTCCTTCCCTTCCGTCACCTTGACCTTCGGCGGTACTTGCGCCTTGTACCCCCCAAGGTACCCTGGGAGGTACCAGTACGCAATACGTACTTGGGTCAGGTACATTCTCAGTCCGTCAGTGACCTCAGCAACAGCTCACTTCACGTGACTTTTCACCCCTCTTTTCTCACTTTCTGACCTTCTTATTCGCCCCTTCGGCACCCGCAGTGGGGAGCTCCTGCGCTAACAATAAACCCCTCCACCCAGCTGTTGAAAAAATGAGACCAACCCTTTTGCGACCCCTCCTACCCCGCCATACCTTCGCCTGCTCCTCCGTTTCACCCTCGCCCTTTTCTCGACCTTCTGCCTTCATTCAACCTCTCCGAACTGTGATTCCTGCATCTACCAAGCCATCCGTTCGATTCTTCTCAGCATCCAAAATCATGCCTTCCCAAGTGTAAGTCTCTCCTTCCCTCGGCCTTGCTCAAGAGCATCATCACCATCACGACGATGCTCTCAATGACGCAATAACTAACCCTCTGTTCAGTTACTTCGACATTGAGTGGGAGGGTCCCGTCCTCGACGGCTCCGGACGTCCCACCTCTACCGTCCAGCGTAAGTTTTTTCTTCCGCTTATTCATTGAATTTCATCAAAACAATCATCACCATGGTCGTTTTCGATGTTCCCAGCATCACAATGCCTACGTCTATAGCTCTAGACGGCAAGGAAATCACCCCACCTCGACTCCAAAAGGCTTGAAACTTTGTTGTTCGCCCAACTTTGGCTGTCCGAGCTGTCTTTCTACCGACTCCGCCATCTTCACCGCATCCAGAGCTTCGCTGACCAAGCTTTCCCTCGTACAGAGCAAAACGGCCGCATCGTCTTCAACCTTTTCGATGACGTTGTCCCCAAGACCGCCGCCAACTTCCGCGCTCTCTGCACCGGCGAGAAGGGCTTCGGCTACCAGGGCTCTTCCTTCCACCGCATCATCCCCGACTTCATGCTTCAGGGTGGTGACTTCACCCGTGGCAACGGCACCGGTGGCAAGTCCATCTACGGCGAGAAGTTCGCCGACGAGAACTTCCAGTTGAAGCACGACAAGCCCGGTCTGCTTTCCATGGCCAACGCCGGCCCCAACACGTAAGCTCTCCTCTCCAGCCGTCCCTTTGTCCAGACGCGGCAGCTAACCCTCCACCCAGCAACGGCTCCCAGTTCTTCGTTACCACCGTCGTCACCTCGTGGCTCAACGGCCGCCACGTCGTCTTCGGCGAGGTTGCTGATCAGAACGGCCTCAACATCGTCAAGGCTCTCGAGGCTACCGGCTCCTCCAGCGGTGCCGTCAAGTACGGCAAGCGCCCCACCATCGTCGCCTCTGGTGCGTTGTAAAGTGCTTCTCGCTCGGTTCTTTGTACGTTAGGTCCTGCTTCTGAAATGTCGCGAGAGACACCTTGACGCGAAAGGGAGGACGGTTGTTGGTAGAGACTTGGGTATTGCGCCATCACGCAGCTTGGCGGCAATCAGCTTTATTGCTGCTACATAGTCTGCCAAGACAAAAAGTTACTGCCACCTTAATGTTGCCGCTACGTGATATTTTGCCTTTGACTCACTTTACCCCTAATGAGCTGGTCGACCGAGTACCGAGGCATCGTATGACAAATTTACCGTTCATAACCAACGTACATTCAAGGCGTAGAATCACTTGGATGCATTCAACACCACGAGCGCGGTGGGGTCAAACATGTCGTTGGTATAATTACAGCCAATGGCTGGTCGCCATTGAAGCTAAATTCCCTTTGGGGAGGATGGAAACTATACCCTTCAGGCCCTGGCAAACCGTCCCGCCCAAGTCCTTCTTTTTGATAATTCGTGCCAACGCCAATGCAATGCTTTCCATGATTTGAATGAATCAAACAGACCCAACCCAAAACAAAGACCTCCTTTTGCTACTCCCTAGGACAGAAGAACCCCGATCTCATTCCAGACCCAGCCATCGCTGAAAGTAAACGCAATTGCTCGCGCTCACGGGACCGCCCTCCTCGCAGAGCTCAAAAACGGGACACCGCCCGCAAGGAGCCTCCGTGTACCCATTGACAAACGGCTCCGGCCCGCCCTCGTCGTCCTGGCGGCCCGCCCAGGCCGTGTTGCTCTGTCGCGGGGCGCGGCAGACTCTGTAGCCGACGCGGCCCGAGACGCGGATCGACTCGATGAGGCCGTCGAAAACGAGCACGTCAATGAGCTTCTGCATGTCTTCCTCGCCGAGGATCGTGTCGCTCGTAATGCCCGACTGGGAGATGAAGCGCGCGATCTCCCGCACGGTGGGATATTCTTTGAATCCCGCGGGGAGGGGCAGGCAGGTTGGTTCTCGCTTGGGAGGTTGGACGGCCGGAGCGGGTTTGGTGTCTGCTTCGCTGGCGCCCGAGATTTCTCCCGCGCTGCGCTTCTTGCCCTTGGTATCCGGGAGACCGCCCTTGAGGACGCCCTTTTTGGGCACAGCGGTGCGGGTGGCGGCTgacgaagaggaggaagagccGGTGCTGTGGTAGGTGCTCTTGCGCTTGACGTAGTCAAAGATGACACGCTGGATTTCCTCGATGAAGGCCTCGTCGAACGTCGAGTCGGTGAACCAGGGCCCGCCGGTGGCGCGTTCCGAGGGCCGCATGGAGGCCTTGATGAACATGCGCTTGTTGGGGTGCTCGACGTTCTTGAAGGGGGCGATGAGGCCCTTTCCTTGCAGCTGTTTGAGGGCCGTCTTGAGGACCGAGTCGTGCATGTTGAGGCGGTTCTGGATTGATTTGGACCAGATTCCGTCGCCGCCTGCTTCGTCGATTGCGCCGTAGACCATGCGCTGTTCGTCTGTCGTGCAGAGCTTGTATCTACAGGGGAGGTTCGTCAGCATGGCTGGCGAGCTGATGCTGTCCAAGCATGGAGAGTGAGACTTACTTTTCTGCATCTTCGACGGAGCGCCATCGCCAGGCGAGGCCGGTCTGGGAGGAGACGGCGATGAGGAGGCGGTCGTTTGTGAGGCTCTGGAGGCACTTCAGGAGGGTAACGGTGTCGCGGTTCGGGATCACGTCAAAGTCGAGGAGATCGTATTGGGTAAAGAGCTCGTTCTCGTCGCCGGCCTTTTGGAATTTCTCGTACAGCATGTCCTTCCACACCTCTAGCTTAGAGTCGGTGCTCGAGGTGGTTGCCGCCGAGGGCGAGTCCGCCGCTGGGGGTGCGGGAGCCATTGCGCCTGTCtacgacggcggcggcggcctgTCTCGCTTTGGTCTTGTGATTATTTGTAGGAGGGTGCGGTCGCGCAACGTGAACTGAAAGGGTCAGGGAGTCGGTTCGAGCCCAGCTGTGTCGTAGATGTGGCGGGGACTTGTTGGTGATGTGTGATCggtcggtggtggtgggggaGTTTGTGCCTGGGGgatttttttaagtcgtcTGGGGTCGTAGTCGAGTTTcgcgcgatcgaggggtcgtCGCTTTGCGCCGGCAAAAGAGTACAGAGTGCCGGACTATTGAATCGAACCTTGGTTGCAAAGTAAAGCTCAAGGTCTGAGGTCGTCAATTGAATCGCATCAGCAAGTGTCGTGTCGGGAGTGTCGATAGGAAAGGGTAGATTCGTCGGGTCGGAGCAGACGCCCAGAGAGGCGCTTCACCCACGGTGAGGTGGGTGCGGTTGACTTGGGTCGGCGACGATGGTGGGATTGGTTTTTGGAGCTGCATCAGAGGTCGATCAGCACTGCGGGCAGCCCAGgcaaggaaaaaaaaaaaaagtaactgCCCCGCCTCTCAGAGTGAAAGTGACCTGCGCACCTGGCGGCACATCAAATCAGCCTCGCATTGGTGCCGGATGAACTGCGGGTGGGCTGTAATTGCGCTGGGATGGCCTGCTGAGGAACGGTACGTACCGCTAGTGATGGTGGAGCATCGTCGACGCCTTGTTGAACAAGAGTCTCTTTCTTGGTCAAGCTTGACGTATCTTGTTGAAGAAAGAACAATTTGATTGTACTTCAAATCGAATTCCTTCATCTTTCCGATGAATCACAAGGGGATACTGAGGTCTTGGCCAAAATATATGTGATCCCATCGCGCCTTGTTCTACTTGGGTTGTTCTCCGAGTGAGTCACTGCTAAGAATCCTCAAGGTTGAGACGACATGTCAGCCTGTGCCTCGGATGATCCTGTGGCACAGCAAGCCTGGAAGTCAAAGTCACTATGACGAGATATTTCCTGATTCTTGATTTCATCAAATGGTGCCTGTGAGGTTTACGGATTGCAATTCATTTGATGGGAGCTGCGTTCTCACTGCAAATTCATCGTAAACTGGTAGAAAAAGTCATTGAGAGCGTATCCTCTTAGCATGAGGTTCGTCGTTTAATCTCCAAACAGTCTCTAAGACTTCAATTCCAAAGGCTAAGTCTTACTCTTTCATCACTACTATTGGTGTTGTGTTGCAAGAGGTTTTGATTTTCATGGCGGTTTATGATTGGGCTTATTCAACAATAATTGTGAGAATGTTtgaatatactttttatccCTTGGGTGACCTTCTCATGACTCATTTGAGATTTCGAAACATAACTGAAATCAAAAACTTGGGCACATTGTTATTATCGAGGACCTTGACAGCTGTAAGGATCGGCCAGGCCTTTCATAGGAAGTTGGTTGGTTTAGTTGTGGCTCGTTTTAATGGAGAGTAAAGTTTCGCTTTACATAGTCCGGATGGTAATGGTTCTAGTACATCACACATTGCTCCTAAAAGATAGACTCAACTTGA
The DNA window shown above is from Colletotrichum lupini chromosome 7, complete sequence and carries:
- a CDS encoding cyclophilin type peptidyl-prolyl cis-trans isomerase/CLD; translated protein: MPSQVYFDIEWEGPVLDGSGRPTSTVQQQNGRIVFNLFDDVVPKTAANFRALCTGEKGFGYQGSSFHRIIPDFMLQGGDFTRGNGTGGKSIYGEKFADENFQLKHDKPGLLSMANAGPNTNGSQFFVTTVVTSWLNGRHVVFGEVADQNGLNIVKALEATGSSSGAVKYGKRPTIVASGAL
- a CDS encoding RNA polymerase Rpc34 subunit codes for the protein MAPAPPAADSPSAATTSSTDSKLEVWKDMLYEKFQKAGDENELFTQYDLLDFDVIPNRDTVTLLKCLQSLTNDRLLIAVSSQTGLAWRWRSVEDAEKYKLCTTDEQRMVYGAIDEAGGDGIWSKSIQNRLNMHDSVLKTALKQLQGKGLIAPFKNVEHPNKRMFIKASMRPSERATGGPWFTDSTFDEAFIEEIQRVIFDYVKRKSTYHSTGSSSSSSAATRTAVPKKGVLKGGLPDTKGKKRSAGEISGASEADTKPAPAVQPPKREPTCLPLPAGFKEYPTVREIARFISQSGITSDTILGEEDMQKLIDVLVFDGLIESIRVSGRVGYRVCRAPRQSNTAWAGRQDDEGGPEPFVNGYTEAPCGRCPVFELCEEGGPVSASNCVYFQRWLGLE